The genomic window CCAGCGCCGCTCACCAGCGCCAAGCTCCGCTCACCTCACCGCGCCACCACGGCGATCGGGTCGACCACCGCCGGCCGGTCGGTGACCGCCACCGGGACGGGCGCCGCGGCGCGGGTGGTGGCGGCGCGGGAGCGGGTGACCAGGTTGGCCGCGACCAGGGCGGCGATGGTCAGGGCCGCGCCGACCAGCTCCACCGCGCCGGGCCGGTAGCCCCGGACGGTCTGCACCACGAAGGTGGTCACCGGGACCAGGTTCATGAAGAGAGCGGCGTCGGCCGCGCCGAGCCGCTGCACCCCGGTGTTCCAGGCGAGCACCGCGAGGACGGCGGCGACGATCACGGCGTACGCCAGTTGCGGGGCGACCGCGACGAGGTCGGCGGCGGCCGGCAGGTGCTGCCAGCCGGCGAGGTCGGCGGCGAGGCTGGCGGCGAGCATCGCGGCCGTGCCGGCGACCGCGGTGAGCGTGGTGTAGCGCAGCGGGGACCAGCCGGTGAACCGGCTCGCGCCGTGGGTGTAGACGGCCCAGCCGAGCACTGCGCCGATCATCAGCAGCCCGCCGGCACCGAACTGGCCCAGCCCGTCGAGCCGGCCCCGGGTGATCACCAGACCGACGCCGACGAGGGCGAGCAGCGAGAACCCGAGCAGCACCGGACGGGGGCGGACGCCGTCCCGGACCCAGCGGACCAGCTGGGTGACCAGCGGGGTGGTGGCGGCGAAGAGGGCGATCTGCTGCGGGGCGGCGTGCCCGAGCGCCAGGTTGGTCAGCACGTTGAACCCGGCGAAGCCGAGCACGCCGAGCGCCACCACCTCGACGGGCCGGCCGCCGGCACGCAGGGCGGCCAGGCCCTCCCGGGCCAGCAGCAGGGCGAGCAGGATCGCGGTCGCGAGGACGTACCGGGCGGTGGTGAGGTTCAGCGCGTCGACCCGGGTCAGGGCGCTGGCCAGGACGGGGAACATGACACCCCAGCTGAGCACCGCGAAGAGCGGGAAGGCGGCGTGACGAGAGCGCATCAGAGCTCCTATGTTCGAGTATCGTCGAACCAACGGCACCGACTGTAGGAGCTTGTTCGATGAATGTCGAACAACGGTTACACTGGTCACATGGAGCTGCACGAACCCGAACTGCGCGACGTACCGGTCACCGCCGTGCTCGCGGCGCTGGCCGACGACGTACGGCTGCAGATCGTGCGCGCCCTCGCCGAGGGCGGCGAGTACGCCTGCGGCACCTTCGAGTTCGGCGTGTCCAAGGCGACCCGCAGCCACCACCTGAAGGTGCTGCGCGAGGCCGGCCTGACCCGGACCCGGGTCGCCGGCACCAGCCGGTACGTCCGGCTGCGCCGCGACGAGCTGGACCGCCGCTACCCCGGCCTGCTCGACGCGGTCCTCACCACCCCCACCCGCTCCTGACTTCCCCCGGAGGCGAGCAACTGGGGCATCCCGCCGATGTGGCGGTGTCCGGTCGACCCGGACATCGCCACATCGGCTATCTGACGTTGATCACACTCAGCTCGTGACGTCCTTGCGGGTGAAGCGCCAGAAGGCCAGCCCCCAGAAGAGCGTGGCGTAGCCGACCGCCGAGATCGCGCCCCGGACCACGTCGTCGGTCTGCACCGGCGTGGAGAGCAGCCCCAGCCAGGCGCTGCTGTAGTGGGTCGGCAGGAAGGCGCGCAGGCCGCCGAGCGCGGTGATCTGGTCCAGGATGCTGGAGAGGATCCAGAGCAGCACCGCGCCGCCGACCGCGCCGAGCGCGGCGTCCGTGGTCACCGACAGCAGGAACGCCAGCCCGCCCACCACCAGCAGGACGACCGCCAGGTAGCCCAGCACCGCCAGCAGCCGCAGCAGCCCCTCGCCGGGCGCCAGCTCGGCGGAGACCTGGCTGCGCAGCGGCGACCAGCCGTACCGGAGGGTGCCGGCGAGCAGCGCGGTGCCCGCGAGCAGCAGCAGGGCCAGACCGGAGTACGCGAGCGCGACCAGCAGCTTCACCGTGAGCAGCCGGGCCCGGGGCACCGGGATGGCCAGCAGGTAGCGCAGACTGCCCCAGCTCGCCTCGCTGGCCACCGTGTCCCCGCAGAACAGCGCCACCACCACGACCAGCAGGAACGACGCCGACACGAAGATCGAGAAGAGGGTGAAGTTGAGCCCGCCCGAGGTGGCCAGGTCGACCAGGCTGGCGAACTCGTTGCGCCCGTTGTCCTCGTCGCCACCGGAGTCGAACTGGAACGCGACCAGGATGATCAGCGGCAGCAGCACCATGAACCCGAGCGCCAGCTGGGTACGCCGCCGCGACGCCTGCCGACGGAACTCCGCCGCGAACGGCAGGGTCGCCGACGGCCGGTAGCCGACCGCCGCCCCGCCCGGACCGACCGCGCCGGCCGCGTCCCGCGACCCGACCGAAGAGCCTGCCATCACCGGTCACCGCTTCCCCGAGAGTTCTCGCCGACCAGGGCGAGGAACGCGTCCTCCAGGCGGCGCCGGGGCACCACCCGGTCCACCCCGATGCCGGCCCGGACCAGCTCGGCCACCACCTCGCTGCGCGCGGTGCCGTTGGTGTCCACCACCAGCCCGCCGTCGCCGTCGGGCAGCACCCGTACCCCGTGCAGCCGGTCCAGCACCGTCCGGGCGGCGTCCGGGTCGGTCACCTCGAAGAGCACGCTCGGCGAGTCGCCGACGATCTCCTCGACCGGGCCCGACGCCACGATCCGGCCCTTGTTCACCACCACCGCGTGGGTGCAGGTCTGCTCCACCTCGGCCAGCAGGTGGCTGGAGACCAGCACCGCCCGGCCGTCGGTGGCGTACCGCTGGAGCACCCGGCGCATCTCGGCGATCTGCGGCGGGTCGAGCCCGTCCGTCGGCTCGTCGAGCACCAGCAGCTCCGGCAGGCCGAGCATGGCCTGCGCGATGGCCAGCCGCTGCCGCATGCCGTGGCTGTAGTTCTTCGTCCGCCGGTGCACCGAGGAGCCGAGGCCGGCGATCTCCAGCGCCTCGTCGAAATGCGCGTCGTCCCAGGGCCGCCCGGTCGCCCGCCAGTACGCCTTCAGGTTGTCCAGGCCGGACAGGTGCGGCAGGAAGCCCGGCCCCTCGACCAGCGCGCCGATCCGGGAGAGCACCGGCGACCCGGGTACCAGCCGGTGCCCGAAGACGTAGATCTCCCCCGCCGTCGGCTGGGTCAGCCCCATCAGCACCCGCAGGGTGGTGGTCTTGCCGGCGCCGTTCGGGCCGAGCAGGCCGACCACCTGGCCGGGGTGCACCTCGAAGTCCACGTTGGAGACGGCGACGAAACCGTCCGCGTACTCCTTGCGGAGCTGGCGGACGGCGAGCGGGATGCCCGCGTACTCCGGGTGGACGGAGCTGTCCTGGCGGCGGTGCCGGCGGCGGGCGACCAGGACGACCACGACGAGCCCGACCGCGATCGCGGCGAGCAGCCCGACCAGGACCCAGCGCCAGACGGCGGCGGTGGTGGGGATCGGCTCGCCGTCGACGGTCGGCAGGCTCAGCGCGCCGCCGCCGGCGGCGACCGTGTAGACGGTCGGCTCGGGCGGCGTGGTGTACGCCTGGTCGGAGGTGGCCACGACGACCCGCAGCCGGTGCCCGGCCTCGACCCGGCGGACGATCGCCGGCAGCGTGACCGTGACCGGCTGGGCCGCGTCGACGGTCCTGGGCAGGCCGGTGAGGCGGACCGGGGCGACCAGGCCGTCGGGGAGCGTGGTGGCGCCGTTCGGGTCGACGTCGTAGAGCTTGACGAAGAGCACCGCCTCGCCGGTCGGCGACGCGGCCCGGATCCGGACCGTCGGCGAGCCGACCACGTCCACCGCCTCGGCGAGCGGCGCGGACTCGAACCGGGCGTGCTGGCCGGGGATGTCGCCGGCCACCCCGTTCAGCAGAGAGCCCAGCGCCCCGGCGAACGGCACCGCGGAGATCGCCGCCGGATTGCCGTTGGGCGGGTTGGCGACCTGCTGGGTCGGGCCGCCGATCTCGACCTCCCGGCGGGCGTCCCCGGTCACGCCCGGGTAGTCGGCGGTGCGGTAGCCGGTGGCGACCAGGCCCCGGTCCAGCGCGTCGAAGCCGGCGATCCGGGAGAAGGTGAAGCCGTCGCCCGGCGTCGCGCCCGTTCCCTTGACGTAGTGGTCGAGCCACTGCGCGGTCAGGAACTTCACCCGGTCGGAGTCGCTGGTCGGCCCCGCGCCGCCGTCGTGGCCGCCGGTGAACCAGGCGACCCGCACCGGGGTGCCGGCGGCGGCGATACCCCGCGCGTTGGCGTCCGCCTCGGCCAGCGGGAAGAGGGTGTCCGCCTCCCCCTGCACCAGCAGGGTGGGCGCCTTGATCCGGTCGAGCACGCCGGCCGGGGAGGAGCGGCGCAGCAGGTCCACCGCCCCGGCGTCGGCCCGGCCGGTGGTGGCGATCCGCAGGTACGCGGCGCAGACGTCGGCGGCGAACCGGCCGCAGGACGGGTCGGCGGCGCCGGCCGGGGCGCGCCCGGAACCGGTGCCGGGGCCCGCGCCAGGCTGCGGGCTGGGCGCGCCGGCCGACGCCGGCGCCCCCTGCGGCTGGGCGGCGGTGGTGCCGGAGATGCCGGCCGGCCCCGAGCCGGCGGAGCCGCCGCCACCGAAGAAGATGCCGGCCCAGCCCTTCTTGAACACACCCTCGGTGGGCGCCCTGCCGGTGCTCTCCGGCAGGAAGGCGCGGGAGAGGTCGTTCCAGGTGATCATCGGGACAATCGCGTCGACCCGGCGGTCCTGGGCGGCGAGCAGCAGCGCCAGGCCACCGCCGTACGAGCCGCCGACCACGCCGACCCGGGGGTCGCCGGCGGCGTCGGTCCGGATGTCGGGCCGGGCCGCGAGCCGGTCGAGCAGGCGCTGCGCGTCCCGCACCTCGTGGTCGGGGCTGTCCAGGTGGATCTCGCCGCCGCTGCGGCCGAAGCCCCGCGCGGTCCAGGTGAGCACCGCGTACCCGCGCTCGACCAGGTCCTCCGCGTCCGAGCGGACGGAGTCCTTGGTGCCGCCGAAGCCGTGCGCGAGCAGTACCGCCGGGACCTTCCGGTCGGCGGAGGCGTCCTCCGGCAGGTAGAGCGTGGTGTCCAGGTCGACCGGCTGGTCGCCGGCCGGTCCGGAGCGGACGGTCACCATCGCCGACTCGGTCCGGAAGGCGGGCCGCTCCGGCCGGGCCGCCCAGACCACGGCGGCCGCCGCCAGGACGACCACCACCGACGCGGCCACGACCCGGCGGCGGCGGGTGGCCAGGGCACGCCGGACCCGCGCGGCCGACAGCGGTGATCTCATGCGGCACACGGTACGGGCCGGATCCTGAGCGTTGCCTGAGATCCGCCGTACGTCCGTCCGGTTGGTCCGATCGGCCTGGCGAGTCCGATCGACCGCGCAACGTCCAGAGAATCCCAGCGAGATGAATTCGGATCGCGTCAATTCACATGTAGTCGCATAAACCGCCTCCGATGCGTCCATGATGCATGACTCGCGGGACGCTCTGTGGCCGCAAGGTCAACGAACCGTGACATCGCTCGAAGTGACGCCAAGCTGACTCAACGATGGCAGTCACACCCCCGCGCCGGTCGACTAGTTTTCCGGTCCGGTGTACGGGACTGCGTCGGCGACCCCCGCCACCGGAGGAGTCCCCCGCCGTCGCCGGAGGAGACAGACCATGACAGTCCCCGCGCCGCGGGTCCGTCGACGGCCCTCCGTACCGGGCCGCGTCCTGCCCCTGCTGCTCGTGGCGGCCCTGCTGGCCCCGGTGGGGCT from Micromonospora kangleipakensis includes these protein-coding regions:
- a CDS encoding DMT family transporter; the protein is MRSRHAAFPLFAVLSWGVMFPVLASALTRVDALNLTTARYVLATAILLALLLAREGLAALRAGGRPVEVVALGVLGFAGFNVLTNLALGHAAPQQIALFAATTPLVTQLVRWVRDGVRPRPVLLGFSLLALVGVGLVITRGRLDGLGQFGAGGLLMIGAVLGWAVYTHGASRFTGWSPLRYTTLTAVAGTAAMLAASLAADLAGWQHLPAAADLVAVAPQLAYAVIVAAVLAVLAWNTGVQRLGAADAALFMNLVPVTTFVVQTVRGYRPGAVELVGAALTIAALVAANLVTRSRAATTRAAAPVPVAVTDRPAVVDPIAVVAR
- a CDS encoding ArsR/SmtB family transcription factor translates to MELHEPELRDVPVTAVLAALADDVRLQIVRALAEGGEYACGTFEFGVSKATRSHHLKVLREAGLTRTRVAGTSRYVRLRRDELDRRYPGLLDAVLTTPTRS
- a CDS encoding ABC transporter permease encodes the protein MAGSSVGSRDAAGAVGPGGAAVGYRPSATLPFAAEFRRQASRRRTQLALGFMVLLPLIILVAFQFDSGGDEDNGRNEFASLVDLATSGGLNFTLFSIFVSASFLLVVVVALFCGDTVASEASWGSLRYLLAIPVPRARLLTVKLLVALAYSGLALLLLAGTALLAGTLRYGWSPLRSQVSAELAPGEGLLRLLAVLGYLAVVLLVVGGLAFLLSVTTDAALGAVGGAVLLWILSSILDQITALGGLRAFLPTHYSSAWLGLLSTPVQTDDVVRGAISAVGYATLFWGLAFWRFTRKDVTS
- a CDS encoding alpha/beta fold hydrolase — protein: MRSPLSAARVRRALATRRRRVVAASVVVVLAAAAVVWAARPERPAFRTESAMVTVRSGPAGDQPVDLDTTLYLPEDASADRKVPAVLLAHGFGGTKDSVRSDAEDLVERGYAVLTWTARGFGRSGGEIHLDSPDHEVRDAQRLLDRLAARPDIRTDAAGDPRVGVVGGSYGGGLALLLAAQDRRVDAIVPMITWNDLSRAFLPESTGRAPTEGVFKKGWAGIFFGGGGSAGSGPAGISGTTAAQPQGAPASAGAPSPQPGAGPGTGSGRAPAGAADPSCGRFAADVCAAYLRIATTGRADAGAVDLLRRSSPAGVLDRIKAPTLLVQGEADTLFPLAEADANARGIAAAGTPVRVAWFTGGHDGGAGPTSDSDRVKFLTAQWLDHYVKGTGATPGDGFTFSRIAGFDALDRGLVATGYRTADYPGVTGDARREVEIGGPTQQVANPPNGNPAAISAVPFAGALGSLLNGVAGDIPGQHARFESAPLAEAVDVVGSPTVRIRAASPTGEAVLFVKLYDVDPNGATTLPDGLVAPVRLTGLPRTVDAAQPVTVTLPAIVRRVEAGHRLRVVVATSDQAYTTPPEPTVYTVAAGGGALSLPTVDGEPIPTTAAVWRWVLVGLLAAIAVGLVVVVLVARRRHRRQDSSVHPEYAGIPLAVRQLRKEYADGFVAVSNVDFEVHPGQVVGLLGPNGAGKTTTLRVLMGLTQPTAGEIYVFGHRLVPGSPVLSRIGALVEGPGFLPHLSGLDNLKAYWRATGRPWDDAHFDEALEIAGLGSSVHRRTKNYSHGMRQRLAIAQAMLGLPELLVLDEPTDGLDPPQIAEMRRVLQRYATDGRAVLVSSHLLAEVEQTCTHAVVVNKGRIVASGPVEEIVGDSPSVLFEVTDPDAARTVLDRLHGVRVLPDGDGGLVVDTNGTARSEVVAELVRAGIGVDRVVPRRRLEDAFLALVGENSRGSGDR